TTTAGAAAGGGCGAAAGTGCTGTGCATGCACCTTCGCCCCTATATATAATGTTATGATTACGTTCTTCCGCAGTGTGATATGTCGAATGTCAGGATGTTTCCTGTGGAACTGCCCAGCGAATTAATCCCAATGACCGAGGGTCAATGAGTAGCGGGTTTGTCGGGATAATACGGATTGTATAACCGAACCTGCCGGGTTTTGTCGGTGAGACTTTCCCTTCAAAATGTTGCCAGCCTTCAGGGTCAGTGTCGCCTATCGGAGTAAGCTTACGGATGTTACGGGAGGCAAATTCTCCGTTCTGTTGTACTTGTCCAAAGTAAGCTTCGGTAGAAATGCTGTCACAAGGAATGCCGTTAAGTTTAACATCAACACTTATACGGATGGATTCTCCTACAAAGGTTTCATCCATAATTTCTATGTTGGCGTTGCGCAAATCAATACCACCCCATTTCGTCATGATATCATTACGCCATTCTGCAAGTTCCCGTGCCGGCTGGAAATCATATCGGGCCAAGTTATTGTAGTTGTCGTATGCCGGTTTGTAGGCTTTACGGACGTAGTCCATGACCATGCGGTGTGAGTTGAACTCAGGTCCCAGTGTGGTGAGTGCTTTTTTCATGCGGTGAATCCACTGTCGGGGAAGACCACCGCGTCCACGATCGTAAAATTCAGGAATAATTTCAAATTCAAGTACATTGAAGAGCGTGCGGAGCTCAACATAGTCCTGATAGTCAGGATCGGAATACTCTTCGCCTTTGCCGATAGCCCATCCAATACTGTTGTCCGGTATAAATGCTTCGTCCCACCAGCCGTCAAGAGTACTGAAGGTGAGTACGCCGTTGAAAATTGCCTTCATTCCGCTGGTTCCACATGCTTCATAAGGTCTTCGTGGTGTGTTGAGCCATATGTCACAGCCTCCCAGCATATATTTGGCGATATCTATGTCATAGTCTTCCAAAAAGACCATGTGGAAGCGGTAGTCTAAGCTACGACAGGTGGATACGACTTCTTTTATGTATTTTTTGCCTTCGCTGTCCGCGGGATGCGCTTTACCTGCAAAAACGAACTGAATAGGTCGATCGACATCTTTAAACAAACGAAGCAGTCTGTCCTTTTCACGCATTATAAGGTTTGCGCGTTTGTAGGTTGCAAAGCGTCTGGCGAAGCCTATTGTAAGTGCTTGCGGGTTCAGGATTTCGTCTGCATTTTGAATGTCCTGTTTACGTGCACCGTACGCCTGTAGTTGCTTGCGAAGACGATGACGGGCAAAGTCTACAAGGCGTGCGCGAAGCCGCTCATGAGTACGCCATAATTCAGCATCGGAAATGTTGGCTGCGCGGCTCCATATTGTCTTACAATCCGGATCTTCCCGCCAGTTTGTTCCTAAATATCTATCATAAACTTCGCGCATATCATCAGCCGTCCATGTTGGGGCATGGATACCGTTTGTAAGCGCAGAAATCGGAATGTCATCATGCGGGTAGAGCGGCCAGAGTGATTTCCACATTTTTCGGGAAACGTGTTTATGTAGTTTGGATACTCCGTTGTTGAAACGGGACAGCTTGAGAGCAAGGACGGTCATGCAGAATTCTTCCTGATCATCGAACGGATTTTCGCGTCCGAAGGAAAGAAAAACTTTGAAGGCCAATCCCAAATCGCGCGCGTATTCTCTGAAATACTTCTCCATAAGTTCCGGGCTGAACCTGTCGTTTCCCGCAGGAACAGGTGTATGTGTTGTGAAGATAGAACTTGAAGCAACTATTTCTGATGCCGATTCAAAGGAAAGTCCTTTCTGCATATATGAGCGGATACGTTCAACGCCGGCAAAGGCAGAATGTCCTTCGTTCATATGGATTACTTTAGGATGATAGCCGCAGACTTCGAGCACTTTCATGCCGCCGATTCCGAGCAGGATTTCCTGCCAAAGACGCATCTCTTTATCACCACCATACAGGCTTGCGGTTATGGCGCGATGCTCGGGCCGGTTCTCAGCCATTTCGGTATCCATCAGTAACAGAGTAATGCGGCCAACTTGTGCTTTCCATATTTGTGCTCGAAGTTTTCGCCGGCCAAGGGGAATAGCAATCTGTATCTGTTTGCCGTTTTCATCTTCCATAGGAAGAATTGGAATCTGATTGAAGTCGAGGTCTGGATAGGATTCCTGTTGCCAACCGTCCGGTGTGAGGTACTGGTGATAGTAGCCGTGTTTGTAAAGCAGACCGACGCCTACCAATGGAATATTTAAATCTGACGCAGACTTAAGATGATCGCCCGCAAGAATTCCTAACCCGCCAGAGTAAATTGGCATACAGCTGGCTATACCGAATTCGAAACTGAAATATGCAACTACAGGATTCTCCGGTGATGCCTCCTCAATGATAGGTGATGGCCGTTCTTCAAAATATTCTTTGAGCGTATCGACTGTAATCTTGAGTTGCGATTGGAAAAATGGGTCGCTCGCAACTGTTTTTAAACGCTGCGGGTCTACCTGCTGAAGGAACAGTAGCGGGTTATGACTTGTTGTAGCCCATAATTGCTGGTCTATCTGTTTAAAGACATTGTCGGTATGCCCACACCATGTGAAACGGAAGTTATAGGCGAGTTTCCATAATTCTTCCAAACCTTCTGGCAGCTTTGGAATTACGTTGAATATTTTTAACGGCTGCATGCTGTTTCTCCTGCGTACAATTAGAGCATTCAAACCTTGTTATGCCATAGAGTTGCTTTTTTCGCAGCGTTTTTGATGATTAATCAAAGTGTATCAGTAACGGTTGTAGGGCTAATTAGCTGGACTTTTTTTATTTACTGCTAATATCATCTGTACTTATACCGTGAATGATGGAAACGTATCTTCGTTTCTTTACTCTCTGGCTTGTCTGGAATATTGGTTATGTTTGTTTGAACAAATACCCGAAAAGTTTTCTGGAGTTATCCGTGAGTGATCAGGAATCGTTACAGAATACAATGAGTTTGCAGTTGAACGTTCGTTTTTTACGTAATTCAGCTGCTGAATTATATGGTTCTGGTGTTGATATAAACGGCGCGTGTGGTCTGGCATATGCGACCCCGTGTTCTGCGGGCCTCGATTTGCGAGCCTGCTTTGAGGAAGAAGAAATTATGATTCCTGCCGGTGGTCGTTATGCTATCCCTGCCGGTATTGCCATTGACCCGCAGTGCAACACCGTGGCTGGATTTATTTATTCCCGCAGCGGTCTAGGTACAAAAAAAGGGTTAACCGTTAGTCAGGGTGTCGGAGTTGTTGATCCTGATTATCGTGGCGAAATTTTTATTTCTTTATTGAATACTTCCGGAGAAGATCGTGTGATTGCACGTGGTGAACGTGTCGCGCAGTTGGTTTTTCAGCCATTTTTCCGTGCTCAGATCTCCGTAGTGGATTCACTGGAGGACACTGAGCGTGGAGAAGGTGGTTTCGGACATACCGGAACTATGTAACACAACTTTATAACCCGCAGTGAGCGGTAAAAAGCGGATGATAGAATGAGTACTAGTTTTGATGCGTTGAAACATCGTGAAGAAAAGCTTTTATGCCGCACCTACGGGCGTTATCCACTTGCTATTAAGCGAGGCGAAGGCGCTCGTTTGTATGATTTCGATGGCAAAGAGTATATTGACCTGTTAGCCGGAATTGCCGTGACCAATGTAGGCCATTGTCGACCGGAACTGGCAGATGTGATGGCGGAGCAGGCTCGAAAGCTCGTACACGTGAGCAACCTGTTTTATCAGGAAGAGCAGCTTGAACTTGCAGAAAAAATTCTTGCAACATGTCATTTAGATAAAGCATTTTTCTGTAACTCCGGTGCGGAAGCGAACGAAGCCGCAATCAAAATTTGCCGACGATATACACAGCGGGTTAAAGGGCGTGATGCAGGTGAGATAATTACTTTTACCGGTGCGTTTCATGGTAGAACTCTCGCAACGGTAGCGGCAACTGGACAGGAAAAATTTGCTGATGGATTTGCTCCAATCCCTCAAGGCTTTAAGCAAGTTGCCTGGGGTGATCTGGAAGCGTTTGAAGAAGCCATCACTGACTCTACCGCTGGCGTTCTTGTTGAAGTTGTTCAGGGCGAGGGCGGAGTTCGGCCAATGACTGCCGAGTTTGCAAAAGGTGTTGAACGCATTTGCCGTGAGAAGGGTATTCTTTTTATGGTGGATGAGATTCAGACAGGGCTGTGCCGTACGGGTAAGTTCTGGGCGCATCAGCTGTTTGGACTCAAGCCGGATGTAATGAGTTGCGCAAAGGCGTTAGCCAATGGCCTTCCAATGGGCGCAATGCTGTGTACAGATGAAGTTGCAAAGGGGTTTGAACTGGGAAGCCATGCAACAACGTTTGGTGCCGGTGCCGTTCTCTCTGCTGTTGCGGCAAAAGTTATTGATATTATGGTGGACGAGAAACTTGCAGAGCGCGCTCATGAGCTTGGAGAATATGCCATGAACGCGTTTCGTGAGATAGGTAAGCGCCATCCGGGTACTATTGATGAAGTGCGCGGGTATGGTCTTATGATAGGTATTGTCCTTGCTGAAGATGGTAAGGCAATATGGGAAGCACTTATTGAAAAAGGCTTCATTTTAAACCTTACACAAGGAACTGTTTTGCGCCTTGTGCCACCACTGGTAATTTCTAAAGAAGATATTGATGTTTTTGCCGAAGTTTTAGAAGAGCTTCTCTCTCAAAAATAACAGCAATACCTTTTTTCCATTACTGCAAATCCCTGTCTTGATAGAGACAGGGATTTTTTTTTGATTCTTTATATTTTTTTTTGGAAGGAAAATTTGTAACAGTCCAATTTGTATGAATTGTTGTGTTGTTGCCGCAATTGTCGACAAATTTGTTGTTGATAACTTGCTAAAATAGCACGTCTGTTTTGAAAAACAAGGATAAAATAACAAATTTGTAAAACTAGCAAGCAGTGCTGTTTTGGGATGTATTTTGTCTTTAGCTGGTATTGTAAGAAAGGAGAAATCTTTTGAATAATCAGGAGAAGAAAGCTTTATACACTTTTTCATACAACATGTTATAATACAAAAGAAATAGTTATAATGATTGTGTAAGCAGATAGCTTAAAAAATAAAGTTTTTTACAAGAAACTTAGGTGAGTTGACAAAAAATAAAATACTCATGTAATAAGATTGGGAGGTTAGGAAGAGTTGCGTTCAAGGGGGAATTGGGTGTTATTTTTGTGAATTTTCCAGAATAGTACCCAATATTGTCCGCATCATAAAAAATCCTTCTTCTTTTAAACGTCTTCTCCTTCTTTTTATAAATAACAAAAATGGAAACAGAGCACTTTTGTGTTCGATATAGGATGTATTCATCATGGCGATGATTGAAATTAAAGATATCAACAAATGGTATGGCGACTTCCACGTACTTAAAAACGTGAGTGAAAAAGTTGAACAGGGTGAGGTGCTTGTTATTTGTGGCCCTTCAGGATCTGGTAAATCAACTTTTATTCGTTGTATCAACCGCCTTGAAGAAATCCAGAAAGGCGAGATTTTGCTTGAAGGACATTCTATCCATGCAGATGATGTTAACGTAAACGATTTGCGTA
This sequence is a window from Halodesulfovibrio aestuarii DSM 17919 = ATCC 29578. Protein-coding genes within it:
- the glgP gene encoding alpha-glucan family phosphorylase, whose amino-acid sequence is MQPLKIFNVIPKLPEGLEELWKLAYNFRFTWCGHTDNVFKQIDQQLWATTSHNPLLFLQQVDPQRLKTVASDPFFQSQLKITVDTLKEYFEERPSPIIEEASPENPVVAYFSFEFGIASCMPIYSGGLGILAGDHLKSASDLNIPLVGVGLLYKHGYYHQYLTPDGWQQESYPDLDFNQIPILPMEDENGKQIQIAIPLGRRKLRAQIWKAQVGRITLLLMDTEMAENRPEHRAITASLYGGDKEMRLWQEILLGIGGMKVLEVCGYHPKVIHMNEGHSAFAGVERIRSYMQKGLSFESASEIVASSSIFTTHTPVPAGNDRFSPELMEKYFREYARDLGLAFKVFLSFGRENPFDDQEEFCMTVLALKLSRFNNGVSKLHKHVSRKMWKSLWPLYPHDDIPISALTNGIHAPTWTADDMREVYDRYLGTNWREDPDCKTIWSRAANISDAELWRTHERLRARLVDFARHRLRKQLQAYGARKQDIQNADEILNPQALTIGFARRFATYKRANLIMREKDRLLRLFKDVDRPIQFVFAGKAHPADSEGKKYIKEVVSTCRSLDYRFHMVFLEDYDIDIAKYMLGGCDIWLNTPRRPYEACGTSGMKAIFNGVLTFSTLDGWWDEAFIPDNSIGWAIGKGEEYSDPDYQDYVELRTLFNVLEFEIIPEFYDRGRGGLPRQWIHRMKKALTTLGPEFNSHRMVMDYVRKAYKPAYDNYNNLARYDFQPARELAEWRNDIMTKWGGIDLRNANIEIMDETFVGESIRISVDVKLNGIPCDSISTEAYFGQVQQNGEFASRNIRKLTPIGDTDPEGWQHFEGKVSPTKPGRFGYTIRIIPTNPLLIDPRSLGLIRWAVPQETS
- the dut gene encoding dUTP diphosphatase codes for the protein MSLQLNVRFLRNSAAELYGSGVDINGACGLAYATPCSAGLDLRACFEEEEIMIPAGGRYAIPAGIAIDPQCNTVAGFIYSRSGLGTKKGLTVSQGVGVVDPDYRGEIFISLLNTSGEDRVIARGERVAQLVFQPFFRAQISVVDSLEDTERGEGGFGHTGTM
- a CDS encoding aspartate aminotransferase family protein, with the protein product MSTSFDALKHREEKLLCRTYGRYPLAIKRGEGARLYDFDGKEYIDLLAGIAVTNVGHCRPELADVMAEQARKLVHVSNLFYQEEQLELAEKILATCHLDKAFFCNSGAEANEAAIKICRRYTQRVKGRDAGEIITFTGAFHGRTLATVAATGQEKFADGFAPIPQGFKQVAWGDLEAFEEAITDSTAGVLVEVVQGEGGVRPMTAEFAKGVERICREKGILFMVDEIQTGLCRTGKFWAHQLFGLKPDVMSCAKALANGLPMGAMLCTDEVAKGFELGSHATTFGAGAVLSAVAAKVIDIMVDEKLAERAHELGEYAMNAFREIGKRHPGTIDEVRGYGLMIGIVLAEDGKAIWEALIEKGFILNLTQGTVLRLVPPLVISKEDIDVFAEVLEELLSQK